From Mannheimia pernigra, one genomic window encodes:
- the mepM gene encoding murein DD-endopeptidase MepM has product MQYVILARDRKQRKKHLKIMVFLLAVFSLLVGIVLTLKEQSAISTMATRENVVVLAHQNEPHTHIPPQKRNVDHNTSFVWHITEVITQFTLSILGKDVLVEDQSATSYEDDLTNEDDEVEERVDTVNSLDTEELPAEAEKVLEDIVDVADQALRIQNQFSYTVAVGDKLRHVLEQSGLDASVASDLIKQYSSLAQLESGQQFYWVLDKDGELEYLNWLVSEKEERVYERQANGKFTYQKFNKKGEWKQDVVRGTIQNSFTASLKAVGLSGRQINQLAVGLQSQIATNKLKKKDKFAILIKREYINGKVTDLGNVEGILVISGKKSYYAIQADNGRYYSRYGETLSGGFARHPLLYAARVTSSFNLTRRHPITRLISPHKGVDYGIPIGTPIIAPSDGVVERVAYQARGAGRYIKIKHGHISTVYMHLSKALVKPGQRVKKGERIALSGNSGGSTGPHLHYEFHINGRPVNPMTVKLPGSSLGMSNKERQAFLNKAKNVIAKLKM; this is encoded by the coding sequence TTGCAGTATGTAATTTTAGCAAGAGATCGTAAACAGCGTAAGAAACACTTAAAAATAATGGTTTTTTTATTAGCTGTCTTTAGTTTGCTTGTTGGTATTGTTCTCACATTAAAAGAGCAATCTGCAATAAGTACGATGGCTACACGAGAAAATGTAGTGGTTTTGGCTCATCAAAATGAACCTCATACCCATATTCCTCCACAAAAGCGCAATGTTGATCACAATACGAGTTTTGTTTGGCATATTACAGAGGTAATCACCCAATTTACTCTTTCTATACTGGGAAAGGACGTGCTTGTTGAGGATCAAAGTGCGACATCTTATGAAGATGACTTAACAAATGAAGATGACGAAGTTGAAGAGCGGGTTGATACAGTAAATAGTCTTGATACAGAAGAACTCCCTGCAGAAGCAGAAAAAGTATTAGAAGATATTGTTGATGTGGCAGATCAGGCATTAAGAATTCAAAATCAATTTAGTTATACGGTGGCAGTAGGTGATAAACTAAGACATGTATTAGAGCAATCAGGGCTGGATGCTTCAGTTGCCAGCGATTTGATTAAACAATATTCATCATTAGCTCAATTAGAATCAGGACAACAATTTTACTGGGTGTTGGATAAAGACGGCGAGTTGGAATATCTAAACTGGTTAGTTTCAGAGAAAGAAGAGCGTGTTTATGAACGGCAAGCAAATGGCAAATTTACTTATCAAAAATTTAATAAAAAAGGTGAATGGAAGCAAGATGTTGTACGTGGCACGATTCAAAATAGTTTCACGGCTAGTTTGAAAGCAGTAGGGCTTTCTGGTCGTCAAATTAACCAATTAGCGGTTGGATTACAATCACAGATTGCGACGAATAAACTGAAAAAAAAGGATAAATTTGCTATTTTAATTAAGCGTGAATATATAAACGGAAAAGTAACCGATTTAGGTAATGTAGAAGGTATCCTCGTAATTAGTGGCAAAAAAAGTTATTATGCAATCCAAGCGGATAATGGACGATATTATAGTCGCTATGGTGAAACGTTAAGTGGTGGATTTGCTCGACATCCATTATTATATGCAGCAAGAGTGACTTCTTCATTTAACCTAACACGTAGACATCCAATCACTCGCCTTATTAGTCCGCATAAAGGGGTAGATTATGGTATTCCAATAGGTACACCAATTATTGCACCTAGTGATGGAGTAGTTGAGCGTGTAGCATATCAAGCCAGAGGAGCAGGACGTTATATCAAAATTAAACACGGCCATATTTCCACTGTTTATATGCACTTAAGTAAAGCGTTGGTAAAGCCAGGGCAAAGAGTGAAAAAAGGTGAGCGTATAGCTTTATCTGGCAATTCAGGAGGTTCCACAGGACCTCATTTACACTATGAGTTTCATATTAATGGGCGACCCGTCAATCCAATGACGGTAAAATTACCAGGGTCAAGTTTAGGTATGAGCAACAAAGAACGCCAAGCATTCTTAAATAAAGCCAAGAATGTGATAGCAAAACTAAAAATGTAA
- the recJ gene encoding single-stranded-DNA-specific exonuclease RecJ gives MEKLIKKRPLLTTKTLSENTLLNRIYQSRGIKTTKELEHHLQHLHRPQQLANIEQAVDLLINAFDKQSRIVIVGDFDADGATSTALAIIALRQLGFEQVEYLIPDRFSQGYGLSIAVAEIVIAKGADLVLTVDNGISSFEGVELLKQNDIQVLITDHHLPPEALPIADAMINPNLPFCTFPSKSLAGVGVIFYVMMALRARMREQKYFHNKVEPNFAELLDLVALGTVADVVPLDQNNRILVYQGLQRIRSGHCRLGIKALAEVSKRELLTLQASDLGFVIAPRLNAAGRLENMSLGVELLICNNMDIARQLAFELDSLNQTRKEFEQEMKTEALAICANLPSLSQSQQAHGIVLYQADWHQGVIGILASRIKDQFHRPVIVFAQESENSECLKGSARSISGLHMRDVLEHINMQYPALITKFGGHAMAAGLTIHQTQLNTFKQVFDQTINEILEPEQLQGIIYTDGELAEEDFTIANAEMFRCAGPWGQHFPEPSFEGEFSILQQKLLAGKHLKLILQSEKGQLLEAIWFHVEVSLFPDLSAKKAKFVYKLDINEFRDSKRLQLKVEYMRYI, from the coding sequence GTGGAAAAATTAATTAAAAAGCGTCCTTTATTAACGACTAAAACCTTATCTGAAAATACGCTATTAAATCGGATTTATCAAAGTCGAGGCATAAAAACAACGAAAGAGTTAGAGCATCATCTCCAACATTTACACAGACCACAACAGCTTGCCAATATTGAACAAGCAGTTGATTTATTAATTAATGCGTTTGATAAACAAAGCCGAATTGTGATTGTGGGCGATTTCGATGCTGATGGAGCAACTAGCACAGCACTGGCAATTATTGCACTAAGACAGCTCGGTTTTGAACAGGTTGAGTACTTGATTCCAGATCGTTTTTCACAAGGTTATGGTTTAAGCATTGCGGTTGCAGAAATTGTTATAGCAAAGGGGGCTGATTTAGTTTTAACTGTGGATAATGGTATTTCTTCGTTTGAAGGCGTTGAATTACTGAAACAGAATGATATTCAAGTTCTGATTACCGATCACCATTTACCGCCTGAAGCATTACCTATTGCTGATGCAATGATCAATCCCAATTTACCATTTTGTACCTTTCCTTCCAAATCGTTGGCGGGTGTTGGCGTTATTTTTTATGTGATGATGGCGCTTCGCGCTAGAATGCGAGAGCAAAAATATTTTCATAATAAAGTAGAACCAAATTTTGCAGAGCTTTTAGATTTAGTTGCTTTAGGCACGGTAGCGGATGTTGTACCGCTTGACCAAAATAATCGAATTTTAGTATATCAAGGGCTTCAAAGAATCCGTTCTGGTCATTGCCGTTTGGGGATAAAAGCATTAGCGGAAGTGAGTAAGCGTGAGCTTTTAACCTTACAAGCCTCAGATTTAGGTTTTGTGATTGCCCCAAGACTGAATGCCGCGGGCAGGCTTGAGAATATGTCTTTAGGCGTTGAGTTGCTAATTTGTAACAATATGGATATAGCTCGTCAGCTTGCTTTTGAGCTAGATTCCCTTAATCAAACTCGAAAAGAGTTTGAACAAGAGATGAAAACTGAAGCCTTAGCAATTTGTGCAAACTTGCCAAGTTTGTCTCAATCTCAACAAGCCCACGGTATTGTGTTATATCAAGCAGATTGGCACCAAGGTGTAATTGGTATTCTTGCTTCTCGCATTAAAGATCAATTTCATCGTCCAGTTATTGTATTTGCACAAGAAAGTGAAAATAGTGAATGTTTAAAAGGTTCTGCCCGTTCTATTTCGGGCTTGCATATGCGAGATGTGTTGGAACATATTAATATGCAATATCCAGCGTTAATCACTAAATTTGGTGGACACGCAATGGCGGCAGGTTTGACAATTCACCAAACTCAATTAAACACCTTTAAACAAGTTTTTGATCAAACCATTAATGAAATTTTAGAACCAGAACAATTACAAGGCATTATTTATACTGATGGAGAGCTTGCAGAAGAGGATTTCACTATTGCAAATGCGGAAATGTTTCGTTGTGCAGGACCTTGGGGGCAACATTTCCCAGAGCCAAGTTTTGAAGGCGAATTTAGTATTTTGCAACAAAAATTATTGGCAGGTAAGCATTTGAAGTTGATTTTACAATCGGAAAAAGGACAATTATTAGAGGCAATTTGGTTTCATGTTGAGGTAAGTTTATTTCCAGATTTGTCGGCTAAAAAGGCGAAATTTGTGTATAAATTAGATATAAATGAATTCAGAGATAGCAAAAGGTTACAATTAAAGGTTGAATATATGCGTTATATTTAA
- the znuC gene encoding zinc ABC transporter ATP-binding protein ZnuC, producing MKINQLIPSLNATKIALTKQHQPLVSLHDIEVVFNNQKALHNINLSIYPNSITTIVGPNGGGKSTLLKVLLKLITPTKGKVVHHKDLKIGYVPQKLHLDPSMPITVSHFLGLKPHTNKAMIEEALSMFAIHHLAQNSMQKLSGGELQRVLLARAILNKPQLLVLDEPMQGVDITGQTELYQLLNQTRSWLNCAILIVSHDLNIVMANTDEVLCVNKHICCQGTPEVITHDPSFIHFFGDQFARNVAFYSHRHNHHHNLHGDVCLDECQCKY from the coding sequence ATGAAAATTAATCAACTAATACCTAGCCTAAATGCCACAAAAATTGCCTTAACTAAACAACATCAGCCTTTGGTCTCATTACATGATATAGAGGTCGTATTTAACAATCAGAAAGCTTTACACAATATCAATTTATCTATTTACCCTAACTCCATTACAACAATTGTTGGACCAAATGGCGGCGGTAAATCAACCTTACTCAAAGTATTGCTAAAATTAATTACCCCAACTAAAGGCAAAGTCGTTCACCATAAAGACTTAAAAATTGGCTATGTGCCACAAAAACTGCATTTAGATCCGTCTATGCCTATAACGGTGAGTCATTTTCTTGGTCTCAAACCGCATACTAATAAAGCGATGATTGAAGAAGCATTGTCTATGTTTGCTATCCACCATTTAGCGCAAAACAGTATGCAGAAATTGTCTGGCGGAGAGCTACAACGTGTTTTACTTGCCCGAGCTATCTTAAATAAACCTCAATTATTAGTATTAGATGAGCCAATGCAAGGGGTAGATATTACAGGGCAAACTGAACTCTATCAACTATTAAATCAGACCCGCTCTTGGCTAAATTGTGCTATTTTAATAGTTTCGCACGATTTAAATATTGTAATGGCAAATACGGATGAAGTACTTTGCGTGAATAAACACATCTGCTGCCAAGGCACACCAGAAGTGATTACTCATGATCCTAGTTTCATTCATTTCTTTGGCGATCAATTTGCTCGAAATGTCGCATTTTATTCACACCGCCATAATCACCACCATAATCTACACGGCGATGTTTGTTTAGACGAATGTCAGTGTAAATATTAA
- the sucA gene encoding 2-oxoglutarate dehydrogenase E1 component, which produces MQYKNFDDWITSSPLGGTNQSYVEEIYEQYLENPASVDESWRCIFDSFPNIPHIEQPHSKVRDYFRKLVREQQPQSVTVIDPEAGAKQVRLLQWINAHRFRGYLEAKLDPLGYYRWKTSSVPELDYKYHGFTDEELNETFTVGRYVYDKDTMKLSELNDALKETYLGSIGLEFMHVQDIEQRNWLQTKMESVLNKPLSTKKEKLNLLSELTAADGLERYLGAKFPGAKRFSLEGSDAFIPMMKEIIRHASRQGMTDVVVGMAHRGRLNMLVNVFGKRPAELFDEFAGKHTDESRTGDVKYHQGFSSNFAVDDKNVHLTLAFNPSHLEIVSPVVIGSVRARQERIRDTEHEKVLAITVHGDSAVTGQGVVQETLNMANARGYKVGGTIRIVINNQIGFTTSNPSDTRSTEFCTDIAKMIQAPIIHVNGDDPEAVAFAARMAVEYRTKFKRDIFIDLISYRRHGHNEADEPLATQPMMYGIIKKHPTPRKVYADRLIAEGVLTSDQEIEMLNLYRDALDNGERVVPEWREMDMAAVDWLQYLNYDWTAQYESKFPKARFLTIAKRVCEYPESLKAHSRVEKIYADRKEMYEGKKLFDWGMAETMAYATLLDEGSHVRLSGEDAGRGTFFHRHAVIHNQQDGTGYVPLTQLHANQGRFQVWDSVLSEEAVLAFEYGFATTDPKTLTIWEAQFGDFANGAQIVIDQFISSGEQKWGRMCGLVMLLPHGYEGQGPEHSSARIERYLQLCAQQNIQVCVPSTPAQVYHMLRRQAIRKMRRPLVAITPKSLLRHPLAVSSLDELINGSFQNVIGEIDNIEPKQVKRVVMCSGKVYYDLIEKRCENNQTDVAIIRIEQLYPFPLEEMKQTLEPYTHIKDFVWCQEEPLNQGAWYCSKHNFEASIPEGAKLTYAGRAASASPAVGYPSLHAKQQKQLVEDALTIA; this is translated from the coding sequence ATGCAATATAAAAATTTTGATGATTGGATTACTTCATCGCCTCTAGGTGGTACAAACCAATCTTATGTCGAAGAAATTTATGAACAGTATTTAGAAAATCCAGCAAGCGTTGATGAAAGCTGGAGATGCATTTTTGACTCATTTCCCAACATTCCTCATATTGAACAGCCTCATTCTAAAGTGCGTGACTACTTCCGTAAATTAGTACGCGAACAACAACCTCAATCTGTAACAGTTATTGATCCAGAAGCTGGTGCGAAGCAAGTTCGTTTACTGCAATGGATTAATGCCCACCGCTTTCGTGGTTATTTAGAAGCCAAACTCGATCCACTTGGCTATTATCGCTGGAAAACCTCTAGTGTGCCTGAATTGGATTACAAGTATCACGGATTCACAGATGAAGAACTCAATGAAACCTTTACTGTTGGTCGCTATGTGTATGATAAAGATACAATGAAACTAAGCGAACTCAATGATGCGTTAAAAGAAACTTATTTAGGCTCAATTGGCTTAGAATTTATGCACGTTCAAGATATTGAACAACGTAACTGGCTACAAACAAAAATGGAGAGCGTATTAAATAAACCTCTTTCCACAAAAAAAGAAAAACTGAATTTATTAAGTGAATTAACCGCAGCAGATGGCTTAGAACGTTACTTAGGGGCGAAATTCCCTGGAGCTAAGCGCTTCTCTTTAGAAGGAAGTGACGCCTTTATTCCGATGATGAAAGAGATCATTCGTCACGCCTCTCGCCAAGGAATGACAGATGTCGTTGTAGGTATGGCTCATCGTGGTCGTTTAAATATGTTAGTGAACGTATTTGGTAAACGCCCTGCAGAATTATTTGATGAATTTGCAGGTAAACACACTGATGAGAGCCGTACTGGCGATGTGAAGTACCATCAAGGTTTCTCTTCAAATTTTGCTGTAGATGATAAAAACGTTCACCTCACCTTAGCGTTCAACCCATCACATTTGGAGATCGTAAGTCCTGTAGTAATCGGTTCTGTTCGTGCAAGACAAGAGCGTATACGTGATACCGAGCACGAAAAAGTATTAGCAATTACTGTTCACGGTGATTCTGCAGTTACAGGACAAGGTGTTGTTCAAGAGACCTTAAATATGGCGAATGCCCGTGGTTATAAAGTAGGCGGCACTATTCGCATAGTGATTAATAATCAAATCGGCTTTACTACGTCTAATCCAAGCGATACTCGCTCAACAGAATTTTGTACTGATATCGCTAAAATGATTCAAGCCCCCATCATTCATGTAAATGGAGATGACCCAGAAGCGGTTGCATTCGCAGCAAGAATGGCGGTGGAATATCGTACTAAATTTAAACGTGATATTTTCATTGATTTAATTTCATATCGCCGTCACGGCCATAATGAAGCAGATGAGCCACTAGCCACTCAACCAATGATGTATGGCATTATAAAAAAACACCCAACACCGCGTAAAGTTTACGCTGATCGTTTAATCGCCGAAGGGGTATTAACCAGCGATCAAGAAATTGAAATGTTAAATCTTTATCGTGATGCCTTAGATAATGGTGAACGCGTAGTGCCTGAATGGCGTGAAATGGATATGGCTGCCGTAGATTGGTTACAATATCTCAACTATGATTGGACAGCACAATACGAAAGTAAATTTCCTAAAGCGCGTTTCTTAACGATTGCTAAACGAGTATGTGAGTATCCCGAATCATTAAAAGCCCACTCTCGCGTTGAAAAAATCTATGCCGATCGTAAAGAAATGTATGAAGGCAAAAAACTATTCGACTGGGGAATGGCTGAAACAATGGCGTATGCTACGTTACTTGATGAAGGCTCACACGTTCGCCTTTCTGGTGAAGATGCTGGGCGTGGCACATTCTTCCACCGCCACGCAGTAATCCATAATCAACAAGATGGTACAGGTTATGTTCCATTAACACAGTTACATGCAAATCAAGGGCGTTTCCAAGTGTGGGATTCGGTGCTTTCTGAAGAAGCGGTTCTTGCTTTTGAATATGGTTTTGCGACAACCGATCCGAAAACCTTAACAATTTGGGAAGCTCAATTTGGTGATTTTGCAAATGGTGCACAAATTGTTATCGACCAATTCATCAGCTCTGGTGAACAAAAATGGGGAAGAATGTGTGGTTTAGTCATGCTTCTTCCGCATGGTTATGAAGGTCAAGGACCTGAGCATTCTTCTGCTCGTATTGAGCGTTATTTACAACTTTGTGCACAACAAAATATCCAAGTTTGTGTGCCATCAACACCCGCTCAGGTTTACCATATGCTACGCCGCCAAGCAATTCGCAAAATGCGTCGTCCGTTGGTTGCCATTACACCTAAATCCTTGTTACGCCACCCACTTGCAGTATCGTCACTTGATGAACTGATTAATGGCTCATTCCAAAATGTGATTGGCGAGATTGATAACATCGAACCGAAACAAGTTAAACGTGTGGTGATGTGTTCGGGTAAAGTCTATTATGACTTAATTGAAAAACGCTGTGAGAATAACCAAACAGATGTTGCAATTATTCGAATTGAACAACTCTACCCATTCCCACTTGAAGAAATGAAACAAACTCTTGAACCTTACACACACATAAAAGATTTTGTCTGGTGTCAAGAAGAGCCATTAAATCAAGGTGCGTGGTATTGCAGTAAGCACAATTTTGAGGCCTCTATTCCAGAAGGTGCAAAATTAACTTACGCAGGCAGAGCGGCTTCAGCTTCTCCAGCGGTTGGCTATCCGTCACTGCACGCAAAACAGCAAAAACAACTTGTTGAAGATGCTTTAACGATAGCTTAA
- the dsbC gene encoding bifunctional protein-disulfide isomerase/oxidoreductase DsbC, which yields MKKNAIALGLMFLSASVFASDANLKKQLEQIGATEVKISDSPLAGFKMATSNEGIIYISQDGRYVIQGKVFELKNGKVVDITNQELLAELNAYTNEMIIYPAKNEKHVITVFMDITCHYCHLLHERIKEYNELGITIRYLAFPRGGMNSQTAKQMEAIWTAKDKITALNNAENGNLPTQLKTPDIVKKHYQLGIKFGVTGTPSMVTSEGELIGGYVEPKELIKMLEQ from the coding sequence ATGAAAAAAAATGCAATTGCACTCGGATTAATGTTTTTATCAGCATCAGTTTTTGCCTCTGATGCAAACTTAAAAAAACAGTTAGAACAGATAGGGGCAACAGAGGTGAAAATTTCTGATTCGCCGTTAGCTGGTTTTAAAATGGCAACGTCAAATGAAGGCATTATTTATATTAGCCAAGACGGACGTTATGTGATTCAGGGCAAGGTTTTTGAATTGAAAAATGGCAAGGTGGTTGATATTACCAATCAAGAATTACTTGCAGAGCTAAATGCTTATACTAATGAAATGATTATTTATCCAGCAAAAAATGAAAAGCACGTGATTACCGTATTTATGGATATTACGTGCCATTATTGCCACTTATTACACGAAAGAATAAAAGAATACAATGAGTTAGGAATTACTATTCGGTATTTAGCATTTCCTCGAGGTGGTATGAATAGCCAAACGGCAAAACAAATGGAAGCGATTTGGACGGCTAAAGATAAAATAACAGCATTAAATAATGCTGAGAACGGAAATTTACCAACTCAGTTAAAGACGCCAGATATTGTCAAAAAACATTACCAATTAGGAATCAAGTTTGGTGTAACAGGCACACCAAGTATGGTTACCTCAGAAGGTGAATTAATTGGTGGCTATGTTGAGCCGAAAGAGCTTATTAAAATGCTTGAGCAATAA
- a CDS encoding pyridoxal phosphatase: protein MNYQAVAFDLDGTLLSSNATILESSKQAIKQIREKGIKVYFVTGRHHTAVRPYYVELDLDTPVVCCNGTYVYDFKNEKALIGNPLPAEVASKLINDAQAQGIHTAVYFEDAMTYETQNIHFEKFQKWVESCPEAVRPNVYQVEKFQQEIDKGLTVWKVLISDPDLTKMQKFVEKLPLDQVSPEWSWVDRVDITNVGNSKGKKLAELLKTEGIELQKVIAFGDNFNDISMLDIVGLGIAMGGAEEAVQQKAKKMIGSNNEDSISEELKTQFNL, encoded by the coding sequence ATGAATTACCAAGCTGTCGCTTTTGATTTAGATGGAACCTTACTTTCATCAAATGCTACGATTTTAGAATCAAGTAAACAGGCAATTAAACAGATAAGAGAGAAGGGCATAAAAGTTTATTTTGTAACAGGCAGGCATCATACTGCTGTTCGCCCATATTATGTTGAACTTGACTTAGACACACCTGTAGTTTGCTGTAATGGTACTTATGTTTATGATTTTAAAAATGAAAAAGCACTTATTGGTAATCCGTTACCAGCAGAAGTTGCGTCTAAACTAATTAATGATGCACAAGCTCAAGGTATTCATACGGCCGTTTATTTTGAAGATGCGATGACTTATGAAACCCAGAATATTCATTTTGAAAAATTTCAAAAGTGGGTGGAATCTTGTCCAGAAGCTGTTCGCCCGAATGTTTATCAAGTTGAGAAGTTCCAACAAGAAATTGATAAAGGATTAACCGTTTGGAAAGTATTAATCAGCGATCCAGATTTAACTAAAATGCAAAAATTTGTTGAAAAATTACCGCTTGATCAAGTTAGCCCTGAATGGTCTTGGGTAGATCGTGTGGATATTACCAATGTCGGCAATAGTAAAGGGAAAAAGTTGGCAGAATTATTGAAAACAGAAGGTATTGAACTACAAAAAGTCATCGCATTTGGTGATAATTTTAATGATATCTCAATGTTAGACATTGTTGGATTAGGAATTGCAATGGGGGGGGCAGAAGAGGCTGTTCAGCAAAAAGCGAAGAAAATGATAGGTTCTAATAACGAAGATAGCATTTCTGAGGAATTAAAGACGCAATTTAATCTATAA
- a CDS encoding OmpA family protein, whose protein sequence is MEKTNIFRMFLLSSVALAVAACGNLSKVSDEGTTENPVFPKIPASKFNHDGSQFGSWPNWENVRQIEKGMNKDQLYNLIGRPHFEEGLYGVREWDYVFNYRENGVHKMCQFKILFDKNMDAQSFFWYPNGCNGNASFSLTGDYLFDFDKATLTNKGTEVIDNIAQQLKATGAQKIKVAGYTDRLGSEQYNLDLSQRRSNAVKERLIQQGINAHIDAVGYGKANQIKPCEGYAYASQAEKDCLRPNRRVEISANGGVLKQNESGNVAGPNGPAPLYQTPAYNSGK, encoded by the coding sequence ATGGAAAAAACAAATATTTTCCGTATGTTTTTATTATCAAGTGTTGCACTAGCGGTTGCAGCCTGTGGTAACTTAAGCAAAGTGAGCGATGAAGGAACAACTGAAAATCCGGTATTTCCAAAAATTCCAGCATCTAAATTCAACCACGATGGTTCTCAATTTGGTTCATGGCCAAATTGGGAAAATGTTCGCCAAATTGAAAAAGGGATGAACAAAGATCAATTATATAATCTAATTGGTCGCCCTCACTTTGAAGAAGGCTTGTATGGTGTGCGTGAATGGGATTATGTTTTTAACTATCGTGAAAATGGTGTGCATAAAATGTGTCAATTCAAAATTTTATTTGACAAAAATATGGACGCACAAAGCTTCTTCTGGTATCCAAATGGTTGTAATGGTAACGCATCATTCAGTTTAACTGGCGACTATTTATTTGATTTCGATAAAGCAACCTTAACGAATAAAGGTACAGAAGTCATTGATAATATAGCACAGCAATTAAAGGCGACGGGTGCACAAAAAATCAAAGTTGCAGGTTACACAGACCGTTTAGGTTCTGAACAATACAACTTAGATTTATCGCAACGCCGTTCTAATGCGGTTAAAGAACGTTTAATTCAACAAGGTATTAATGCTCACATTGACGCTGTAGGTTATGGTAAGGCAAACCAAATTAAACCTTGTGAGGGTTATGCTTATGCAAGCCAAGCAGAAAAAGATTGTTTGCGTCCTAATCGTCGTGTAGAAATTTCCGCAAACGGTGGTGTACTTAAACAAAATGAGAGTGGTAATGTAGCAGGTCCTAATGGTCCAGCACCACTTTACCAAACACCAGCATATAATAGTGGTAAATAA